One genomic segment of Amycolatopsis sp. WQ 127309 includes these proteins:
- a CDS encoding TetR/AcrR family transcriptional regulator has protein sequence MTKRGATLSTSDARRDAVVDAAIAEFARSGFHSTPISTVATRAAISPAYVFKLFPGKVSLFVAALDRCYEQVVHALSNGAARAGDAEPEAVLYEMGGAYAELIADRNLLMLQVHAQSATDTPEIADAVRRGLAKVTEFARSRSGAPDEQVQRFIAYGQLCHLITTLDLDEHPGDWAAVLSAGIRHH, from the coding sequence ATGACGAAGCGCGGTGCCACCCTCTCCACCTCGGACGCCCGGCGGGACGCCGTGGTCGACGCGGCCATCGCCGAGTTCGCCCGGAGCGGGTTCCACAGCACGCCGATCAGCACGGTGGCGACCCGGGCGGCCATCTCCCCCGCCTACGTGTTCAAGTTGTTCCCCGGCAAGGTTTCCCTGTTCGTGGCGGCGCTCGACCGGTGTTACGAGCAGGTCGTGCACGCGCTCTCGAACGGCGCCGCCCGCGCCGGGGACGCCGAACCGGAAGCCGTCCTGTACGAGATGGGCGGCGCCTACGCCGAACTGATCGCCGACCGGAACCTGCTGATGCTGCAGGTGCACGCCCAGTCGGCCACGGATACCCCCGAGATCGCCGACGCCGTGCGCCGCGGCCTCGCCAAGGTGACCGAGTTCGCGCGCTCCCGCTCGGGCGCGCCGGACGAGCAGGTCCAGCGCTTCATCGCCTACGGCCAGCTCTGCCACCTCATCACGACCCTCGACCTGGACGAGCACCCCGGCGACTGGGCAGCCGTCCTGTCCGCCGGCATCCGCCACCACTGA
- a CDS encoding medium chain dehydrogenase/reductase family protein: protein MTTTTEIVLPGLVEPDGLRVTTRELPAPGPGQALLRVEASGISFAEQQMRRGKYYDQPPFPFVPGYDVVGTVLEAADPALVGRRVAAMTKIGGWSSHLVVAAADLVPVPAGLDAADAETFVVNGITAWQMLHRKARVRSGGTILVHGASGGVGTTLVQLARAAGIHVIGTASARNADVVTALGATAIDYRGDVPAQVRALAPGGVDAVFDHVGGPGIVDSFRLLAPGGTLVAYGSASTKDTGGNPRPAVLKLVGRLLWWNALPNRRRTHFYNVWGGKRNLPKFRARLAEDLTAVFDLAATGAVKAQVAARFPLTDVAKALTLAESGTITGKVVLVPSSE from the coding sequence ATGACCACGACCACCGAAATCGTCCTCCCCGGCCTCGTCGAGCCGGACGGCCTGCGCGTCACCACCCGCGAGCTGCCGGCACCGGGCCCGGGCCAGGCGCTCCTGCGCGTCGAGGCCAGCGGGATCTCGTTCGCCGAGCAGCAGATGCGGCGCGGCAAGTACTACGACCAGCCGCCGTTCCCGTTCGTGCCGGGCTACGACGTCGTCGGCACGGTGCTCGAGGCGGCCGACCCGGCGCTCGTCGGCCGCCGGGTGGCCGCGATGACCAAGATCGGCGGCTGGAGCAGCCACCTCGTCGTGGCCGCGGCCGACCTCGTCCCGGTGCCGGCCGGGCTGGACGCGGCCGACGCCGAGACGTTCGTGGTCAACGGGATCACGGCCTGGCAGATGCTGCACCGCAAGGCCCGCGTCCGGTCCGGCGGCACGATCCTGGTCCACGGCGCCAGCGGCGGCGTCGGCACCACGCTGGTGCAGCTCGCCCGCGCGGCCGGGATCCACGTGATCGGGACGGCGTCCGCCCGCAACGCCGACGTCGTGACGGCGCTGGGCGCCACGGCGATCGACTACCGCGGCGACGTCCCGGCCCAGGTCCGCGCGCTGGCACCCGGCGGCGTCGACGCCGTCTTCGACCACGTCGGCGGCCCCGGCATCGTGGACTCGTTCCGCCTGCTGGCCCCGGGCGGCACGCTGGTGGCGTACGGCAGCGCGTCGACGAAGGACACGGGCGGCAACCCGCGCCCGGCGGTGCTCAAGCTGGTCGGCCGCCTGCTGTGGTGGAACGCCCTGCCGAACCGCCGCCGCACCCACTTCTACAACGTCTGGGGCGGCAAGCGAAACCTCCCGAAGTTCCGCGCCCGCCTGGCGGAGGACCTCACGGCGGTGTTCGACCTGGCGGCGACGGGTGCCGTGAAGGCCCAGGTGGCGGCGAGGTTCCCGCTGACGGACGTCGCGAAGGCGCTGACCCTCGCGGAGTCGGGCACGATCACCGGCAAGGTCGTCCTCGTACCATCGAGTGAGTGA